A region of Labeo rohita strain BAU-BD-2019 unplaced genomic scaffold, IGBB_LRoh.1.0 scaffold_61, whole genome shotgun sequence DNA encodes the following proteins:
- the tp53rk gene encoding EKC/KEOPS complex subunit TP53RK isoform X2, which yields MAHSDSVKASVPSYLKEAQMIKQGAEARVYRGTFLGRSVIIKERFPKLYRHPDVDEKLTRRRTTQEVRSILRCRRAEERTSLEQLQGINAPIVYFVDYTTHCIFLEDIIHSVSVRDHIVSVQALEQNPQHLQTLADKIGEILAQMHDEDVIHGDLTTSNMLLVSGAEDQNIKLVLIDFGLSYISALPEDKGVDLYVLEKAFLSTHPKTETLFERLLKSYTASSKKSSAVIKKLDEVRLRGRKRSMVG from the exons ATGGCCCACTCAGACTCTGTAAAAGCAAGTGTGCCGTCGTATTTGAAGGAGGCACAGATGATTAAACAGGGCGCAGAAGCCCGTGTCTATCGAGGTACGTTTTTGGGTCGGTCCGTGATCATTAAAGAGAGATTCCCAAAACTATATCGCCACCCTGACGTCGATGAGAAACTGACGCGCCGCAGAACCACACAAGAGGTGCGATCCATACTGCGATGCAGAAGAGCAG aagaaagaacaagtttggaacaacttcaGG GTATCAACGCACCCATTGTTTATTTCGTTGACTACACCACTCACTGCATTTTCTTGGAGGATATTATTCACTCAGTGTCAGTAAGAGACCACATTGTATCCGTTCAAGCTTTAGAACAAAACCCACAGCATCTCCAGACTTTAGCAGACAAGATTGGTGAAATCCTGGCTCAGATGCATGATGAAGATGTCATCCATGGTGATCTCACAACCTCCAACATGCTCCTGGTCAGTGGAGCTGAAGACCAAAATATTAAGCTGGTTCTGATTGACTTTGGGTTGAGTTATATTTCTGCTCTACCAGAAGATAAGGGAGTTGACTTGTACGTGTTGGAGAAAGCTTTTCTCAGCACTCATCCCAAAACAGAGACTTTGTTTGAGAGACTTCTGAAAAGTTACACTGCTTCATCAAAAAAGTCCTCTGCAGTCATCAAGAAACTAGATGAAGTTCGGCTGAGAGGACGAAAGAGGTCTATGGTTGgataa
- the csnk2a4 gene encoding casein kinase II subunit alpha gives MSGPVASRARVYAEVNTHRPREYWDYESHVIEWGNQDDFQLVRKLGRGKYSEVFEAINITNNEKVVVKILKPVKKKKIKREIKILENLRGGPNIITLLDIVKDPVSRTPALVFEHVNNTDFKQLYQTLTDYDIRFYMYEILKALDFCHSMGIMHRDVKPHNIMIDHEHRKLRLIDWGLAEFYHPGQEYNIRVASRYFKGPELLIDYQMYDYSLDMWSLGCMLASMIFRKEPFFHGHDNYDQLVRIAKVLGTEDLYDCIDKYNIELEPRFNDILGRHSRKRWERFVHSENQHLVSPEALDFLDKLLRYDHQTRLTAREAMEHPYFFPVVKDQARIIGSTTVPTTNTAVSTATMITGIAALPASTALGPLTGSPILMAPSSLNTPVPAATGAAQ, from the exons ATGTCAGGACCTGTGGCAAGTCGTGCCAGAGTCTACGCTGAGGTGAACACACACCGGCCCAGAGAATACTGGGATTATGAATCTCATGTTATTGAGTGGGg CAATCAAGATGATTTTCAACTGGTCCGCAAGTTAGGCAGAGGAAAATACAGCGAAGTGTTTGAAGCAATCAACATTACAAACAATGAGAAAGTAGTGGTGAAAATCCTAAAG CCtgtaaagaagaagaagataaaGCGTGAAATAAAGATTCTTGAGAACCTTCGTGGAGGTCCAAATATCATTACCCTCCTAGACATCGTCAAAGACCCAGTG TCCAGGACACCTGCCTTAGTTTTTGAACATGTGAACAACACAGACTTTAAG CAACTGTATCAGACACTGACAGACTATGACATTCGCTTCTACATGTATGAGATTCTAAAG GCTTTGGATTTCTGTCACAGTATGGGTATTATGCACAGAGATGTCAAACCACACAACATCATGATTGATCATGAGCACAGAAAG TTGCGTCTTATTGACTGGGGACTGGCTGAATTCTATCACCCAGGACAGGAGTACAACATCAGAGTGGCCTCTCGCTACTTTAAAGGACCAGAACTACTGATTGATTACCAG ATGTATGACTACAGTCTTGACATGTGGAGCCTTGGTTGTATGCTTGCCAGTATGATCTTTAGAAAGGAGCCATTCTTCCATGGACATGATAACTATGACCAG TTGGTGAGAATAGCTAAAGTTCTTGGAACAGAAGATCTTTATGATTGCATTGATAAATACAACATTGAGCTGGAACCTCGATTTAATGACATTCTGGGAAG ACATTCCCGTAAGCGATGGGAGCGGTTCGTTCACAGTGAAAACCAACACTTGGTCAGTCCTGAGGCTCTTGACTTTCTGGACAAGTTGTTGCGTTATGACCATCAGACCAGACTGACTGCAAGAGAGGCCATGGAGCACCCCTACTTCT TCCCTGTTGTGAAAGATCAGGCTCGCATCATAGGATCAACTACTGTGCCAACAACTAACACTGCAGTGAGCACTGCCACTATGATAACAG GAATAGCTGCGCTTCCAGCCTCCACAGCTCTAGGACCGCTGACTGGTTCCCCCATTCTCATGGCTCCCAGCAGCCTAAATACTCCAGTGCCTGCAGCCACGGGGGCCGCTCAGTGA
- the tp53rk gene encoding EKC/KEOPS complex subunit TP53RK isoform X3, protein MAHSDSVKASVPSYLKEAQMIKQGAEARVYRGTFLGRSVIIKERFPKLYRHPDVDEKLTRRRTTQEVRSILRCRRAGINAPIVYFVDYTTHCIFLEDIIHSVSVRDHIVSVQALEQNPQHLQTLADKIGEILAQMHDEDVIHGDLTTSNMLLVSGAEDQNIKLVLIDFGLSYISALPEDKGVDLYVLEKAFLSTHPKTETLFERLLKSYTASSKKSSAVIKKLDEVRLRGRKRSMVG, encoded by the exons ATGGCCCACTCAGACTCTGTAAAAGCAAGTGTGCCGTCGTATTTGAAGGAGGCACAGATGATTAAACAGGGCGCAGAAGCCCGTGTCTATCGAGGTACGTTTTTGGGTCGGTCCGTGATCATTAAAGAGAGATTCCCAAAACTATATCGCCACCCTGACGTCGATGAGAAACTGACGCGCCGCAGAACCACACAAGAGGTGCGATCCATACTGCGATGCAGAAGAGCAG GTATCAACGCACCCATTGTTTATTTCGTTGACTACACCACTCACTGCATTTTCTTGGAGGATATTATTCACTCAGTGTCAGTAAGAGACCACATTGTATCCGTTCAAGCTTTAGAACAAAACCCACAGCATCTCCAGACTTTAGCAGACAAGATTGGTGAAATCCTGGCTCAGATGCATGATGAAGATGTCATCCATGGTGATCTCACAACCTCCAACATGCTCCTGGTCAGTGGAGCTGAAGACCAAAATATTAAGCTGGTTCTGATTGACTTTGGGTTGAGTTATATTTCTGCTCTACCAGAAGATAAGGGAGTTGACTTGTACGTGTTGGAGAAAGCTTTTCTCAGCACTCATCCCAAAACAGAGACTTTGTTTGAGAGACTTCTGAAAAGTTACACTGCTTCATCAAAAAAGTCCTCTGCAGTCATCAAGAAACTAGATGAAGTTCGGCTGAGAGGACGAAAGAGGTCTATGGTTGgataa
- the slc2a10 gene encoding solute carrier family 2, facilitated glucose transporter member 10 isoform X1 — MGCSVLVLTIIASTLGGLVFGYELGIISGALPQLQSQFYLGCVQQEAVVSALLIGSLTASVIGGWLIDHHGRRTSILLSNLLILGGTIILTTSISFLALVVGRAIIGFAMSISSMSCCIFVSEMVAPERRGLLVTLYEVGITVGILLAYAVNYILSGVQAGWRYMFGFAIIPSLMQLVSIWFLPQRTVSSESLITEDDSQQSDRLAEETSNHHPAEHIKYSVFDLFKTKDNMCRRTAIGLGLVLSQQFTGQPNVLFYASTILFSVGFQSNASAVLASVGLGVVKVIATLLAMVCSDKVGRRSLLIGGCTVLAIGLILTGFLCGQSVIDTKKQCTSLEPHSNLTLPTENQENVGNNLVNQSQSTPSTGHETHYAYGDSTIFSEDVYKWIIFVCIMAVVSAFSVSFGPMTWLVLSEIFPKEIRGRAYSFINCFNVGANLIVTFSFLSIIDVIGLSGIFIVYGVIGMAAVVFIYLVLPETKGKSLHKIDRELSQTRFFHREEFCNIFQRRHFVPGYQRIHLTSTTT; from the exons ATGG ggtgttctgtcCTGGTGCTCACTATCATTGCATCCACTCTTGGTGGCCTAGTGTTCGGCTATGAGCTCGGAATAATATCTGGAGCTCTGCCGCAGCTTCAGTCTCAGTTCTATCTGGGTTGCGTCCAGCAGGAAGCTGTGGTTAGTGCTCTTCTGATCGGATCATTGACAGCATCTGTGATTGGTGGCTGGCTGATTGATCATCATGGCAGGAGGACATCTATTTTACTGAGTAATCTCCTCATTCTGGGAGGCACCATTATCTTAACTACAAGCATATCTTTTTTGGCATTGGTGGTTGGTAGGGCCATCATTGGTTTTGCAATGAGCATTTCTTCCATGAGCTGCTGCATCTTTGTATCTGAGATGGTTGCCCCTGAACGCAGAGGGTTATTGGTTACCCTGTATGAAGTTGGAATTACGGTTGGAATCTTGTTGGCTTATGCCGTCAACTACATCTTATCTGGTGTCCAAGCAGGATGGAGGTACATGTTTGGATTTGCTATTATACCATCTCTCATGCAGTTGGTGTCAATTTGGTTTTTACCTCAGAGAACTGTTTCCTCTGAAAGCCTCATAACAGAAGACGATAGCCAGCAATCTGATCGATTAGCAGAGGAAACGTCAAATCACCACCCAGCGgaacatattaaatatagtgTCTTTGACCTTTTCAAAACCAAAGACAACATGTGCAGAAGAACTGCCATTGGTCTTGGGCTGGTGCTCAGTCAACAATTTACAGGTCAGCCAAATGTCCTCTTCTATGCTTCCACTATCCTTTTCTCTGTGGGATTTCAGAGCAACGCTTCTGCAGTTCTTGCGTCGGTGGGTCTGGGTGTAGTCAAAGTCATTGCTACTTTGTTGGCAATGGTATGTTCAGACAAGGTTGGTCGAAGATCACTTCTGATTGGTGGATGCACAGTGCTGGCTATAGGATTGATACTTACTGGTTTCTTGTGTGGACAGTCAGTGATtgatacaaaaaaacaatgcactTCATTAGAACCACATTCAAATTTGACTTTACCGACTGAAAATCAAGAAAACGTGGGCAACAATTTGGTCAATCAGAGTCAAAGTACTCCATCCACTGGACATGAAACACATTATGCTTATGGGGATTCAACTATTTTTTCAGAGGATGTGTATAAATGGATTATTTTTGTCTGCATAATGGCAGTTGTGAGTGCCTTCTCAGTCAGCTTTGGACCAA TGACATGGCTTGTGCTAAGTGAGATATTTCCAAAGGAAATCAGGGGAAGAGCCTATTCATTTATCAACTGCTTCAATGTGGGGGCCAACCTCATAGTTACCTTTTCTTTCTTGAGCATAATAG ATGTGATAGGTCTGTCTGGAATATTCATTGTGTATGGAGTTATTGGAATGGCAGCAGTTGTGTTCATTTACCTTGTACTACCAGAGACAAAAGGAAAATCTCTTCATAAAATTGACAGAGAACTATCTCAGACACG ATTTTTCCACAGAGAGGAATTCTGCAATATTTTCCAAAGAAGACATTTCGTTCCAGGTTATCAGAGAATTCACCTGACAAGCACAACAACGTGA
- the slc2a10 gene encoding solute carrier family 2, facilitated glucose transporter member 10 isoform X2 → MGCSVLVLTIIASTLGGLVFGYELGIISGALPQLQSQFYLGCVQQEAVVSALLIGSLTASVIGGWLIDHHGRRTSILLSNLLILGGTIILTTSISFLALVVGRAIIGFAMSISSMSCCIFVSEMVAPERRGLLVTLYEVGITVGILLAYAVNYILSGVQAGWRYMFGFAIIPSLMQLVSIWFLPQRTVSSESLITEDDSQQSDRLAEETSNHHPAEHIKYSVFDLFKTKDNMCRRTAIGLGLVLSQQFTGQPNVLFYASTILFSVGFQSNASAVLASVGLGVVKVIATLLAMVCSDKVGRRSLLIGGCTVLAIGLILTGFLCGQSVIDTKKQCTSLEPHSNLTLPTENQENVGNNLVNQSQSTPSTGHETHYAYGDSTIFSEDVYKWIIFVCIMAVVSAFSVSFGPNVIGLSGIFIVYGVIGMAAVVFIYLVLPETKGKSLHKIDRELSQTRFFHREEFCNIFQRRHFVPGYQRIHLTSTTT, encoded by the exons ATGG ggtgttctgtcCTGGTGCTCACTATCATTGCATCCACTCTTGGTGGCCTAGTGTTCGGCTATGAGCTCGGAATAATATCTGGAGCTCTGCCGCAGCTTCAGTCTCAGTTCTATCTGGGTTGCGTCCAGCAGGAAGCTGTGGTTAGTGCTCTTCTGATCGGATCATTGACAGCATCTGTGATTGGTGGCTGGCTGATTGATCATCATGGCAGGAGGACATCTATTTTACTGAGTAATCTCCTCATTCTGGGAGGCACCATTATCTTAACTACAAGCATATCTTTTTTGGCATTGGTGGTTGGTAGGGCCATCATTGGTTTTGCAATGAGCATTTCTTCCATGAGCTGCTGCATCTTTGTATCTGAGATGGTTGCCCCTGAACGCAGAGGGTTATTGGTTACCCTGTATGAAGTTGGAATTACGGTTGGAATCTTGTTGGCTTATGCCGTCAACTACATCTTATCTGGTGTCCAAGCAGGATGGAGGTACATGTTTGGATTTGCTATTATACCATCTCTCATGCAGTTGGTGTCAATTTGGTTTTTACCTCAGAGAACTGTTTCCTCTGAAAGCCTCATAACAGAAGACGATAGCCAGCAATCTGATCGATTAGCAGAGGAAACGTCAAATCACCACCCAGCGgaacatattaaatatagtgTCTTTGACCTTTTCAAAACCAAAGACAACATGTGCAGAAGAACTGCCATTGGTCTTGGGCTGGTGCTCAGTCAACAATTTACAGGTCAGCCAAATGTCCTCTTCTATGCTTCCACTATCCTTTTCTCTGTGGGATTTCAGAGCAACGCTTCTGCAGTTCTTGCGTCGGTGGGTCTGGGTGTAGTCAAAGTCATTGCTACTTTGTTGGCAATGGTATGTTCAGACAAGGTTGGTCGAAGATCACTTCTGATTGGTGGATGCACAGTGCTGGCTATAGGATTGATACTTACTGGTTTCTTGTGTGGACAGTCAGTGATtgatacaaaaaaacaatgcactTCATTAGAACCACATTCAAATTTGACTTTACCGACTGAAAATCAAGAAAACGTGGGCAACAATTTGGTCAATCAGAGTCAAAGTACTCCATCCACTGGACATGAAACACATTATGCTTATGGGGATTCAACTATTTTTTCAGAGGATGTGTATAAATGGATTATTTTTGTCTGCATAATGGCAGTTGTGAGTGCCTTCTCAGTCAGCTTTGGACCAA ATGTGATAGGTCTGTCTGGAATATTCATTGTGTATGGAGTTATTGGAATGGCAGCAGTTGTGTTCATTTACCTTGTACTACCAGAGACAAAAGGAAAATCTCTTCATAAAATTGACAGAGAACTATCTCAGACACG ATTTTTCCACAGAGAGGAATTCTGCAATATTTTCCAAAGAAGACATTTCGTTCCAGGTTATCAGAGAATTCACCTGACAAGCACAACAACGTGA
- the tp53rk gene encoding EKC/KEOPS complex subunit TP53RK isoform X1 codes for MAHSDSVKASVPSYLKEAQMIKQGAEARVYRGTFLGRSVIIKERFPKLYRHPDVDEKLTRRRTTQEVRSILRCRRAAEERTSLEQLQGINAPIVYFVDYTTHCIFLEDIIHSVSVRDHIVSVQALEQNPQHLQTLADKIGEILAQMHDEDVIHGDLTTSNMLLVSGAEDQNIKLVLIDFGLSYISALPEDKGVDLYVLEKAFLSTHPKTETLFERLLKSYTASSKKSSAVIKKLDEVRLRGRKRSMVG; via the exons ATGGCCCACTCAGACTCTGTAAAAGCAAGTGTGCCGTCGTATTTGAAGGAGGCACAGATGATTAAACAGGGCGCAGAAGCCCGTGTCTATCGAGGTACGTTTTTGGGTCGGTCCGTGATCATTAAAGAGAGATTCCCAAAACTATATCGCCACCCTGACGTCGATGAGAAACTGACGCGCCGCAGAACCACACAAGAGGTGCGATCCATACTGCGATGCAGAAGAGCAG cagaagaaagaacaagtttggaacaacttcaGG GTATCAACGCACCCATTGTTTATTTCGTTGACTACACCACTCACTGCATTTTCTTGGAGGATATTATTCACTCAGTGTCAGTAAGAGACCACATTGTATCCGTTCAAGCTTTAGAACAAAACCCACAGCATCTCCAGACTTTAGCAGACAAGATTGGTGAAATCCTGGCTCAGATGCATGATGAAGATGTCATCCATGGTGATCTCACAACCTCCAACATGCTCCTGGTCAGTGGAGCTGAAGACCAAAATATTAAGCTGGTTCTGATTGACTTTGGGTTGAGTTATATTTCTGCTCTACCAGAAGATAAGGGAGTTGACTTGTACGTGTTGGAGAAAGCTTTTCTCAGCACTCATCCCAAAACAGAGACTTTGTTTGAGAGACTTCTGAAAAGTTACACTGCTTCATCAAAAAAGTCCTCTGCAGTCATCAAGAAACTAGATGAAGTTCGGCTGAGAGGACGAAAGAGGTCTATGGTTGgataa